The Natrinema sp. DC36 genome includes the window GTCGTTGAACAGCCGAACGCCGTGGCCGGTCGCCCGGCGCAGCGTCGCGTGCTCCCAGCGACCCGCGGAGGGATCCCAGCCGGTCGGATTCCCGGCCGGTGGCTCGACGGTCGGGTCGCGGGTGTGGTCGTCCATAGTTGATGTCGAGGGCCGAGAGACGGGTAATTCCGTCGGTTAGGTACCCCGTAGCGTGTGTAAGCACCGTATTTATCACGGTAGGCTTCCCCATACTCCAACGAGATGGTCCAGCCCTACGGCCGCTGTCAGCACTGCGGGGAGCGCCTCTACGCGCACATCGAGGGCGGGTACCAGTGTCTGAACTGCGATCGGCGGTTCACCGAGGAGGTCCTCGAGACGCAGCCCTCCTGAGCGACGGGGCCCGTTTCGGTTCGGGGAGGTTCATCGGTCCTCGAGCGAGTCGACGCGTAGCCTCGCTTGTGATACCGTTTCGCAGGTCCGTTTCGACGTTTGAGGCATGGCCCGACGCGTTTCGGTATCGGTGAAGAACCGATGCGAAACCCGACGGGAATCGGACGATTTAACCCCTGCGAAGCTCTGAGACAGAGATGCGTGCGAGGGTAGCCAAGCGGTCAACGGCGGCGGACTCAAGATCCGCTCTCGTAGGAGTTCGTGGGTTCGATCCCCTCCCCTCGCACTCACCACAGTGCGCGGCAAGACGGAGCGTCTTGCCCTCGCAAACTTCTGATGTCGACCGTACCCTGACCGAGCTACTGTTACCGCTACCGCTCCAGCTACTGGTTCATCAAACGTGTCCGACGAGAGTGTCCGCTCGAGGGGCCCGACGACGGTGGCTCGAGGCGCGTAGTACGACCACTTTTCACTCACGCCCGTCGAGGATGGGCCATGTACGAACCCGAATCGGACCCCGATCGCGCGGCCGTCGCGGCTCGAGCGGCGAGCGATGGGGCCGCCGTCGCGGCCGACTCGTTTCGAACCGATCTCGCCGTCGAGGAGAAAAACGGCAAGACGGACGTCGTGACGCAGGTCGATCGCGACGCACAGGAGACCGTCATCGAGACCATCCGCGAGGCGTTCCCGGACGATCCGATCGTCGGCGAGGAGGAAGACGCGCTGAAGGAGGTCCCCGAGACCGGACCGGCCTGGATCGTCGACCCCATCGACGGGACGAATAACTACGTCGACGGTACTCGAGCGTTCGGGACCGCCGTCGCGGCCGTCGTGGACGGCGAACCGGTCGGCGCCGCGTTCGACTGTCCCGCCCTCTCCGATACCTACCACGTCGGTCCCGAGGGCGCGTTCCGAAACGGCGAGGTGCTGTCGGTTAGCGACTGCGCCGATCCGGAGGCGGCTACCGTCTGCCCGACGTTCTGGTGGGACTTCGACCAGCGCGATCAGTACGCTGCGGCCACACGCGCCGTCGTCCAGCGGTTCGGCGACATGCGCCGCTTTGGCTGCGCCCAGCTCGAGCTGGCGATGGTCGCCTCGGGCGCGCTCGAGGGGACGATGACCAATTTGCGAGCGAACTCGTGGGACACCGTGGCCGGCGTTCAGTTGATCCGCGAGGCCGGCGGTGTCGTGACCGATCTCGAGGGCGACCGCTGGCGACACGATAGGACGGGGATCGTCGCCTCGAACGGCGGGATTCACGACGAACTGCTCGCGGCGGCCCGCGAGATCGAAGGCTGAGTGGCTGGTCGGATATAGTCGGAATTGACGGTTCTCGAGGCGGGGTTCGGATGTGGACGTTCTCTATAGTAGCCACTGCAAGTCAATGCACACCTGATCGCACGACAGCTGTGCGATCAGTATGTAAATAGTTGCAGTTGTTACTATAGCATCGTGAATGGAGCAGTCGGTTCTGATAGGGCTGAATGGGAAGAGGTGTCCTGCTATCGTGGCAACAGGGAATCGCCACACCCTCCCCAACCGATTCGCTCACTCGCATGCTCGTTCGCTCATCCCTCGCACGATATCGTCGACCGCCCTCACTGACGCTCGGTCGGCCGCCAGCGCGCGCCACCGCACGCCGGTTGACCAGTCTCGAGTGATGTATTTCTCTCTTCTACTGGGAATTCTTCGACGAACCCGATCGCGGGGAACAGTCACTCGCGTTGAAAATCGGAAACGGTAAGCGGCCCCCACTACGGGATTCGGTATGGACGATGTCATCGACCGGTTCGGGGCCGAGCGCGTCTGGGTCGCGACCGTTGCCAGTCTCGCCGCCGCGGTGGTCCTCGGCGCACTCCTGTTCCCACAGCGGATCTACGTCGAGATCATCTGGCAGTACTTCTGGGGCCCGGTCGTCGCCGACGCCCACAGCTGGAACTGCGCCACGTTAGTCGACGGCCAGGCGGTATCCTGTGCCGAAGCCCCCGCCAACGCCAGCCCGACCGCCGAACCCGGCTATACGTTCGTCTCCTACGCCGGCTACATCCCGACACTGGTCCTGATGCTGACCGGGGTCATCTTCCTCGTTCGCCGCCTCGAGATCGAGCGCTACCGCGCGGGCTTTTTCGCGCTGTTCCCGTTCATGCTCTTCGGCGGCGCGCTGCGGGTCGTCGAGGACGCCAACGCCGCGGCCTTCGTGTACACCGGAGAGATGGCCATCGACCTGCCGTGGTCCGGTTTCATCATCAGCCCGCTGATCTACTTCACCGTCTTCTTCGTCGCGCTGTTTGCGGTCGTGAGTTCGGTCTGGCTCGAGCGAAACGACTACGTTTCGGGCTACGAGTACCCGCTGGCCGGGATCGGAACGACCCTGCTGACGGTGACGGTCCTCTTCTTGGCCTACACGGCCGCGACGAAGGAGTACGCGGAGTTCTACCCGCTCGTTCCGCTCGTCATCCTCGTCGGCGCGACGCTGACGACGGCGATCACGTGGGTCGCACTCGAGCGGTTCGCGCCGGAACTGAACCGCGGGACGCGATACATGGGGATCGTCGTCATCTGGGCGCACGCGGTCGACGGCGTCGCGAACGTCATCGGCCTCGATTGGGCGACCTCGCTCGGACTCCCGGCGAACCTCGTTCCGAAGCACCCGATCAACCGGGCGATCGCGAACACGACGGCCGACGTGCTTCCGGCCGATATCGTCTCGATCACCGGCTCGGCCTGGCCGTTCCTGCTCGTGAAGATCGCCGCCGCCGTCTTCGTCATCTGGATCTTCGACGAGACGGTCTTCGAGGACAGCCCGCGCTACGCGATCTTGCTCATGATCACCGTCGTCGCCGTCGGCCTCGGTCCCGGCACCCGCGACATGCTGCGGGCGACGTTCGGCGTCTGAGCAGCTCGCTTCAATTTTCCGACGGCTCGAGTCCTATAATCACACGCCGGATTCGAGCGTCTCGAGGCTGACAAACCGCCGAAACGAGTTTCCGTTCGAAAATATCACAGCGTCGGTCGGTTCAATGACGGCCGACCGTTACAGCTCGTCGGTTTCGGCGCGGTCGTCGTCTTCTCCACGGAGCACCTCGAGTGCCGCCTCGAAGTGCGCCTGGGTAAGCACGATGTCCTCGACGGCCGTCGGCGTCTCCTCGGACTGGGACTGGACGTGCTCGCGAACTGCTGTCGTCGCCGCCTCCCGGCACAGCGACGCCAGATCGGCACCCACGAAGCCGTCCGTCTCGGCTGCGAGGGATTCGATGTCGACGTCGTCGGCCAGCGGCCGGTTCCGGGTGTGGATTTTCAGGATCTCGAGTCTGGTCTCTTCGTCCGGCTCGCCGACCTCGATCTTGCGCTCGATCCGGCCCGCACGCGTCAGGGCGTCGTCGATGAGGTCCGGCCGATTCGTGGCCGCGATGACGATCACGTCCTCGAGTTCCTCGAGCCCGTCGAGCTCAGTGAGAAGTTGGCTGACGACGCGTTCGCCGACGTTCGAATCGCTGCCGCCGCTCCCGCGCTTCGTCGCGATCGAGTCGATCTCGTCGAAGAAGATCACGGTCGGTGCGTTCGACCGCGCCTTCTCGAAGATTTCCCGGACGCCCTTCTCGGACTCGCCGACGTACTTGTCGAACAGCTCGGGTCCTTTGATCGAGATGAAGTTGGAATTGGCTTCGTTCGCGACGGCCTTCGCGAGCAGCGTCTTCCCGGTGCCGGGCGGTCCGTGGAGCATGATCCCCTTCGGCGACTGGAGGTCCACCTGTCTGTAGGCGTCGGGGTACTCCATCGGCCACTGGATGGCTTCCTGCAGTCGAGCCTTGGTCTCCGCGAGCCCGCCGACGTCGTCCCAGGTGACGTCGGGCGTCTCGACGAAGACCTCGCGGAGCGCGCTGGGCGAAATCTCCCGGAGCGCCGTCCGCATGTCTTTCTCGGTTACCTCGAGCGCCTCAAGCGTCTCGGCGTCGATCTCGTCGCCGTCGAGGTCGAGGTCCGGCCGAACGCGTCGGAGCGCGTTCATCGCCGCTTCGCGGACGAGGCTCTCGAGGTCCGCGCCGACGAAGCCGTGCGTGTTCTCGGCGTACTGCTCGAGATCGACAGACTCGGCGATCGGCATCTCGCGCGTGTGGATCTGGAGGATCTCTTTCCGGCCCTGGGTGTCCGGCGCGCCGATCTCGATCTCGCGGTCGAAGCGACCGCCGCGGCGGAGCGCGTTGTCGATCGAGTCGACTCGGTTCGTCGTCCCGATGACGGTCACCTGGCCGCGGTCCTCGAGGCCGTCCATGAGGGAGAGCAGTTGTGCGACGACGCGGCGCTCGACGTCACCTTGCGTGTCGTCTCGCTTCGGGGCGATGGAGTCGATCTCGTCGATAAAGATGATCGCCGGCTCGTTCTCGCCGGCCTCCTCGAAGACCTCGCGCAGGCGCTCCTCGCTCTCGCCGTGGTACTTCGACATGATCTCCGGGCCGGAGATCGTCGAGAAATTGGCGTCGATCTCGTTGGCGACCGCTTTCGCGATCAGCGTCTTGCCGGTGCCGGGCGGTCCGTGGAGTAAGACGCCCTGTGGGGGCTCGATGCCGAGCGCCTGGAACAACTCGGGGTGCGTCATCGGCAGCTCGATCATCTCTCGAACCTGATCGAGTTCGTCGTCGAGTCCGCCGACGTCCTCGTAGGCGACTCCCGGCGGCTCGGCACTGTCAGTCGCTTCGGTTCCGCGTTCGACGTCCACGTCCTCGACCGACTGCTCGGCCACCGTGATGTTCGTCGACTGCGTGACGACCACGGTCCCGTCGGGGTCGGTATCGACGATCCGGATCGGAATCCGGCGACTGGATCGGCCCATCATGGAGCCGAACCCGAGCGCCAGCGGCACGGTCTGTCCGGCCTGTACCGCGCGGTTAGCGAGCTTCTCGCGGAGATACGAGGCGAGATCGCCGCGGATCTGCAGCCCGTCGGGGAGTGCGACGGACAGCTCGTCCGCCGGTGCGACGTCGGCCTGATCGACCTGCACGAACTGATCGATCCGCGAGCCGGTGGCCTTCCGCGTCTGACTGTCGACACCGACGACGCCGCGTTGTCGCTCGCCTGGTCGTCCCGGTCGGACGCGGGCGACCGCAGCCCCCGCATCGCCCTGAATGGTGACGAAGTCGCCGCTGGAGACGCCGAGTTCCGCCATCGCTTCGCGATCGATCGCCGCAATACCCTTCCCTGCACTCTGCCGGTCGAGCGGTTTGACAAGTAGTTTCATAAGATTCTGTTTCGGTGCCCAAGCTATTCCCGTGCGGGAACTGCTGCCATCTCGGACTATCGAGAGAAGTACAGCACTGGACTTGGTACTTATAAACGGCCACGACTGAAATAGGTGTGGTCCGCACAGTTCCGCTCGCCAATAAGTCCCGACTACGAACGGGAACGCGATCGCATCGAGCAGTCGATCGCTCGCCGAAGCGGTCTCGAGAGGACGAGACGGTACTGATCGGCCCGCGGAAACGCCCGCTCGTCGTTTCGGGAACGCATTTACAACCGCGGGCTCTACCCTGCCGTAATGACTGACGAGACCGATACCGCGACCGCGGGCTGGTTTTCGGATCTGCAGCCGGGGGATCTCGAGGCTGCCGGCGACGCCATTACCGAAGGCGAGGCCGATGCGCCGCGGGAGTGGCCCGCCGTCGCCGTCGAAGCCGGCTACACCCACTCGAGAGAGGACTACTACGACCGGCTTCACGAGGCGACGATGGCCGCGACTCGAGCGGAGGTGCGCGAGCGCGAGCGAGCCGACGATCAGCAGTTGGTCCACGCGATCAGAGCGATGGACGACTGCAGTCGGACGGCGAACGAACTCGCCGAGCGCCTGGCGGAGTGGGCGGGCACCGTCGACCCCGACGCCGGAACCGGCACCGAGTACGCACGTACGTTGGCTCGCGGCGAGAGCGAGGACGGACTCGAGGACCCTGCAATCCGCTCGCTCGCCGAACGGGTGGCCGGCCTCGCGGACGAGGCCGACGAGCTACGCGAGTTCGTCGAGCGCCAGACGCCGGCCGTTGCGCCGAACCTCTCGGCGCTCGCCGAGCCCGTGCTGGCGGCTCGCCTGATCTCCCTCGCGGGCGGGCTCGAGGCGCTCGCGAAGAAACCGAGCGGAACGGTGCAGGTACTCGGCGCGGAGGACGCGCTGTTCGCCCACCTGCGGGGGCACGCACCCTCACCCAAGCACGGGATCATTTACACGCACGACGCGGTTCGGGGCACCCACCCCGAAAACAGGGGCTCCGCGGCGCGTGCGGTCGCGGGCAAACTCGCCATCGCGGCCCGCGTCGATCACTACTCGGGCGAGTCGAAACCCGAACTCGAGGCCGAACTCGCCGAACGGATCGAGACGATTCAGTCGCGGACGGTGGACGACGATACGGACTCCGACGATGGCAGTGCCGATACCGGAGGTGCCGACGATGAGTGAGCTTCCGGCGGGCGTCGAGCGACGCGCGTTCGACGGGGTCGAACGGCTGGCGACTCGAGGGGAGCCCGTCTACGGCGAACCCACCGATGGTGAGTGGCGCGCGTGGAACCCGAATCGGTCGAAACTGGGTGCGATGCTCGAGCTGGGAATGGAGACCGACCTCGCAGGCGGTGAGACCGTACTCTATCTGGGTGCCGCGAGCGGGACGACCGTGAGCCACGTAGCCGATTTCGCCGGGCCGACCTACGCCGTCGAGTTCGCCGCGCGGCCGGTTCGAGACCTGCTCGAGGCCGCCGAGAGCCGCGATCGGCTGTTTCCGCTGCTGAAAGACGCCCGGAAACCCGAGACCTACGCCCACGTCGTCGAGTCGGACGCGGACGTGATCGTCCAGGACGTCGCGACGCGCGGGCAGGCGCGGGTGGCGCTCGAGAACCGGCGCTTCTTGGCCGACGACGGCCGGCTACTGTTGGCTGTCAAGGCTCGGAGTGAAGACGTGACTCGAGAGCCGTCGGCCGTATTCGAGGACGTTCGCGAGGAACTTTCAGCGGGGTACGAGATTGTGGAGACGCGGGGGCTCGAGGAGTATCACGCGGATCATCTCGGGATCGTCGCGCGGCCGCGATAAATTCTAACTCGAGCGATTTTCCAATTCTCTCGCATCGAGATTGCCCTTCAGGTACCTCTCTCCGGCTTCAGTAATCGTGTAAACGCCGTTCCCGATATTTTGAGTCAGACCGTAGCCCTCGAGTTTCATGCAACGGTTGTTAATATGTTGTCGCGAGAAAGGAATGGGGCCTTCTTCTTTGATTTTCGTCGGGGATCGAGGACCGTTCTCATCTAAGAACTCGAGAATCCTATCATCAGCGAGAACCATCCAGTCGGCAGAAATCCGCATAGTACTCTAATACCCTCACGCCATCAAATTATCGTCGGAAAGCAACTTTAACAGTTAGAATGATTATATCGGATCTATCGTTAATTATACAATCTCTAAGAAAACATAGTTGCTCAAGGGGGATAGACAGACCTGACGGTCAGGGTCCGAGCAAAAGCGAGCCGGCGCTAGTGACCCGATCCCGGAAGCAACTCCAGAAATCACCCACCTGAAGCCATGAACGACGATCTCCCGTGGGGCCGTGAACGCCTCGATCGAGCAAACGAATCACCAACAAATTACCCCGCAACCGACGGAAGATCTGCGTGGATCGAACTCACCGCCTTCCAGCGCGATTGTCTCGAGGCGATCGCCCGCCTCGAGCGCGACGACGTGCCGTGCGACGAACGCGCGATCACACAGACGCTCGAGCGCGCCTATCCCAGCGTCGACCGATTGAGACTCGATCCGAACCTGCGTACCCTCGTCGGACGCGGCCTCCTCGAAAAGCGGCGACTCGAGGCCCGCGTCGAGTACCTCCTCACCGATGATGGCCGCGCGCTCCTGTTGCAACGCGCCGAGCGCTTCGCGGACGCCTGCGGGATCGGCGCGACCGAGTTCGGAGCGGACGAGGTGACCGCTCGAGAGGCGGGTGAGCAGGGATGACCGGAGCTCGAGACTCGGAGCCGGTTCGGTGCCCCGACTGCGACGGGGCGCTCCCCGAACGCGATCCGCTGATCGGGTGGTGGCTCTGCGACGACTGCGAACTCGCGGTCGACGGCGATGGAAATCTGATCGGGTGACCGGTCAATCGGGACGCCTCGAGCGTGCAGCGTTGTCGGTGACATCGTCGCGCGGTTATCTCATTCGGTCACGTGATGACCGCATTCTCCGCATCGTCTCCGTCGTCATAACCTGAGAATCAGCCATTACAGAACGTGAGTCCACCGAAATACCCATATCTATCTGGCTCTCAGACAGATACTGTATGGTCCGCTATGCCGAAGAGCCCTGCGCCGACTGTAGTGGGAAGAAGATTCGACGGACGGATGGATCGGTGTGGTGTCCGAACTGCGCGTTATTCGATCCGCGTCAGCAGGCCACATGAGACGGTCGGCTGCGAGGGGCACCAATACGGTAGAGCCGTGCGACTCGATGTCGGACTCGATCCGCTGCGGTGCTGGTGGCTCTGCGATGACTGGAAGCGTACAGTCGACGGCGGCGGTCTGCGGATCACGGAATCGGCCGGTCGTGATCGGTGATCACGGCGCGAAACGACTGTCCGATCACGTCTGAATCGCTATCGCTTCCGCTCACTACACGACGAGAGATCGTGAACGACGGCGGAGTCGCAACTCTGTCCGCTCGTTCACCCGGTCGTCTCGTTCTGTTCCTCCTCGAGCGTGATCAGCGCGTCGTCGGTCACTGGCTCTCCGTCACTGACGTAGGGGTCGTCGGCCTCGGGGAAGTCGTACGTCTCGTTACCGTTCGTGTCCTGGTGAGCCATCGCGATCAGGACCTGGCTCTCCTCGAGGGACTCGTTGAGCTCGACGGTCACGTTCTCGTGGTCGCCGGACTCGAGGTAGGTGGAGTTACCCAGGACTTCGCCTGGCTCGTACTCCTCGGACATGTTGGTCACGGTCTCGTTCTCCGTCGCGTTCTCGTCGGCGGGCGCGGCCGCGTGGATGACGGCGAAGCCGCCCTCGGGTAGCGTCGTGTTATTGACCACGACTGCCGTCCCGTTCGACGTCTGGTTTTCAAACGTCACTGTGGCCGTTTCGTTCTCCGTCTCGTTGTCTTGGATTGCTATGCCGGCGTCAGTCGCGGCGAACGCGATGCTCGCCCCCGAGAGGAGGACGAGTGTCGCGATGACTGCGACGCCGACGGTTCTTGCACGGGGCATCGTACCATCGATGACACCGTTATAGTCCGACAAAAACCGGAAGTTCTGTTCGAGCGTTTCATGAGTAGAAATATCCGAATTCGCCGGAAGGGACAATCGGGGTAAGAGCGTTATTCCGACCGTTAGTCTCCCAATCAGTGGCGTAATATCGGGTTCTGCTGAGGGAGGCCGTTGCAGCCGTCGACGAGGAACAACGCATCCACTACTCCACCGAGGACGTGGTCGCCGTCGAGACCGAGTAACGGTATCTTCATCTCGATATCATACCGATACCCAGGCCTACGGCGATAAGCGCCTCCGGGTGGCCGCGTTCGGATCGGCCCGAATTCCCGTGTTCTCGTGGGCACGGCCTCTCGACCCGGAGCGACTCGAGGAGAACGTGATCGGCACGATTCGGTGTCCCAGAGACGGTGAACGAGAGATTTCCCCGATAAAGAATATAAGCACTTCCGTGATACCTTATCGTGGCATGTCAGATCATCCCACGATAGGTGACACCCTCGAGCAGACGGTCGACCGTTACCCGGAGCGAGACGCGATCATTTATCCGCGGAAGGACCAGTACTGGACCTACGCGGCGTTCAACGAGCGGGTAAACCGGTTGGCAAACGCCTTGCTCGAGGCCGGAATCGAGACGGGAGACAGGGTCGCGACGGTGCTGTACAACGGCTCGGAGATGGCGCTCACCGTCTACGCGTGCGCGAAGATCGGTGCCGTGTTCACCCCGCTGAACTTCCGCCTCCCGGCGGGCGAGATCGAGTACATCGTCAACGACGCCGAGGCGAAGATGGTCCTCTTCGAGTCCGAAACGCGGGAGGCCGTCGAGGGGGCTCGACCGAGCCTCGAGTCCGTCGACGAGTACGTGTTCATCGACGATGACCGCGAGGACGCGGACGTTCCGGAGTACGCGCGCGGGTTCTATGACCTCCTCGAGTCCGGATCCGCCGAACGGCCCGACGTCCGCGTCGACGAGGACGACGTCTACGCCTTCATCTACACGTCGGGAACGACGGGCCGGCCGAAGGGGGTCGTCCACGAGCACCGGAGCATGGTCGAGCACGACCTGCTGTGTATCGCCGAGATGAACCTCACCCGCGACGACGTGGGCCTGTCGATGATGCCGCTGTATCACTGCGCCGAACTCCACTGTAACCTGTTCGCGCGGGTCCACCGCGGCGCGGCGAACGTCATCCATCACGAGTTCGAACCGCAGGCGGTTCTCGAGGCGATCGAGGACCGCGACGTGACGGTTCTCTTCGCCGCACCGACCGCCTGGAACGCGCTCTCGATGACCGCCGCCGAGATGGACGTCGATCTCTCGTCGCTCCGGCTCGGACTGTACGGGGCGGCTCCGATGCCCGAACAGGTGCTCGAGAACTGCATGGAACACCTCTGCGAGGACTACGTCCAGGCCTACGGAATGACGGAGATCGGGCCCGCCGGGGTCTTCCAGTCGGCGGATGAGCAGATCCCGAAACAGGGCTCGGCCGGATTGCCCGGACTCAATCACGAACTGCGCATCGTCGAACCCGACGCGGACCCGGACCAGGTGGTCGAGCGGGGCGAGATCGGCGAGATACTGATCGCCAGCCCGTGTACGATGCGGGAGTACTGGAACCGCCCCGAGGCGACCGCGCAGTCGCTGCGCGAGGCCGACGGAACGACGTGGTATTACACCGGCGATCTCGGGTACCGCGACGACGACGGCTACCTCTACGTCGTCGACCGGAAGGACGACATGATCGTCTCCGGCGGCGAGAACGTCTATCCCGCCGAGGTCGAGGACGTGCTGTTCGCCCACGACGCCGTCGAAGAGGCAGCCGTCGTCGGCAAACCCGACGACGAGTGGGGCGAGGCGGTCGTCGCCTACGTCGTCGCTGCGGGCGTCGACGCGGCCGCCCTCGACGAGTTCGTCCTCGAGAGCGATCGACTCGCCGACTTCAAGCGACCGCGAACGTACTACTTCGTCGACGAACTGCCGAAAAATCCCAGCGGCAAGATTCAGAAGTTCAAGCTTCGCGAGGACGAAGCGGGCCTCGAGCCCGAGGTCGAAACCGTCGCGTCCTGATTCTCGCGCGAGAACCCCCCGGCTCGGGAATTCGGTCGGCCGCACCGACTCCAAATCGTATTTACTATCGGGGCCAAAAGCACGATACGATGGAACGCGGGTCGCGAGAATCGTTTACGCGCATGGGGACGCTGGGGGTCGAAGAGGAGTGTTTCGTCGTCGACGCCGACGGCCGCCCGACCAGCGGGACCGACGAACTCGTCTACGAACACGATCCGCCCGAAATCCTCGAGGGCCGACTCGATCACGAACTGTTCAAGTTCGTCATCGAGACCCAGACGCCGCTGATAGAGGACCCCGATGACGCCCGCGACTCGCTGCTCGCGATCCGCGAGGCGCTGGTCGAACACGCCGAGAACCACGGCTATCGCATCGCGGCCGCCGGCCTCCACCCGCTCGCGAAGTGGCAGGAACTCGAGCACGCGGAGAAACCCCGCTATCGCTCGCAGCTCGACCGTATTCAGTTCCCACAACACCGGAACACGACCGCCGGGGTCCACGTCCACGTCGGCGTCGACGACGCCGACAAGGCGGTCTGGATCGCCAACGAACTGCGGTGGTACGTGCCGATCATGCTCGCGCTCTCCGCGAACTCGCCGTACTGGAACGGGTACGACACCGGGCTCCAGTCGGCCCGCGCGAAGATCTTCGAGGCGCTGCCCAACACCGGCATGCCGACCCACTTCGAGGACTTCGAGGCGTTCGACCGGTTCGAGCGGCTGATGCTCGAGACCGAGTCGATCAACGACCGCGGCGAACTCTGGTACGACGTCCGGCCCCACACCGCCCACGGGACGGTCGAACTCCGCACCCCGGACGGACAGGCCGACCCCGACATCGTGCTGGCGTTCGTCGAGTACGCCCACGCGCTCGTCGAGGCCCTCGCCGAGGACTACGAAGACGGCGCGAGCGGGCACCGGCATCGCCGGGAACTGCTCGACGAGAACAAGTGGCGGGCGATCCGCCACGGGCAGGAAG containing:
- a CDS encoding glutamate--cysteine ligase is translated as MERGSRESFTRMGTLGVEEECFVVDADGRPTSGTDELVYEHDPPEILEGRLDHELFKFVIETQTPLIEDPDDARDSLLAIREALVEHAENHGYRIAAAGLHPLAKWQELEHAEKPRYRSQLDRIQFPQHRNTTAGVHVHVGVDDADKAVWIANELRWYVPIMLALSANSPYWNGYDTGLQSARAKIFEALPNTGMPTHFEDFEAFDRFERLMLETESINDRGELWYDVRPHTAHGTVELRTPDGQADPDIVLAFVEYAHALVEALAEDYEDGASGHRHRRELLDENKWRAIRHGQEASFIDRDLEGTVDLGELVDRECERLGIDGIRNVYERESGADRQRRLLEEEGPDALCESLFLQTE